DNA sequence from the Malus domestica chromosome 06, GDT2T_hap1 genome:
CAAGAGGAGTTCAATGCACTTGTAACAACTGGTACATGGTCCCTTGTACCACCTTCTTCATCTCATAATCTTGTGGGATGTAAGTGGGTGTTTCGGATCAAAAGGAAACCCGATGGTTCTATTCACAGGTACAAAGCCCGCTTGGTTGCTAAAGGATTCCACCAACAAGAGGGTCTTGACTACACTGAAACCTTTAGTCCCGTGGCCAAACCAGTGACTATTCGTCTCATTCTCACTCTTGCTGCTCAATTTGATTGGTTCCTCAATCAATTAGATGTCAGTAATGCATTTCTCCATGGCACCCTTACTGAATCAGTGTTTATGCAACAGCCACCTGGCTTTGAAGATCCAACCAAACCGCATCATGTTTGTCATCTTCACATATCactttatggtttgaaacaggCTTCTCGTGCTTGGTATGACAAGCTTCATAATCCTCTGCATTCTCTTGGTTTTCAAGGCTCTCAAAGTGATCATTCTCTGTTTATCAAGAGTTCTCCTACTCCGGTATTCATTCTAGTCTATGTCGATGACATCTTAGTCACCGGACCCTCATCTGCAGCCTGTCAACAAGTCATCACTCAACTCAGTGCTCTTTTTCCCATCAAGGATCTTGGTGCTCTTCATTACTTTCTTGGTATTGAAGTTAAAAGATCATCTTCTGGTCTTTTCATCTCTCAAACCAAGTATATTTTGGATCTATTGGCAAAAGCAAAAATGGAAGGTGCCAAGCCCTGCAGCACCCCTCTCAGTACTTAACCTGGACTCGCCCTGATCTTAGTTTTGCTGTTAATTTGGTATGTTAGTTTATGCATAGTCCAAGACTTTCGCATCTGCAAGCAGTAAAATGTATTCTCCGATATCTTAAAGGTTCTCTTGATCTTGGATTATGGTTCTCCAAGTCCTCTCCAGTTCCTTCTATTCAAGCCTTTTCAGATGCCGATTGGGCGGGTTGTTCTTTGGACAGAAGATCCACAGGCGGCTATTGTGTATATTTTGGCAACTCTCTCATTAGTTGGAGTGCCAAGAAGCAACCTACTGTTGCTCGTTCCTCCACTGAAGCTGAGTATCGGTCTCTTGCAAATACAGCTGTCGAAATCACATGGATCTGTAAACTGCTTGCTGACATTTCTTATTCTCTGCCTCGTTCTCCCAAGATCTGGTGTGACAATCTCTCTGCCATTTCCTTAGCTAAAAACCCTATttttcatgctcgaacaaagcaTGTCGAGATTGATTACCATTATATTCGTGAAAAGGTTCTAGCCAATCAAGTTTCTGTGCAGTTTATCTGTACACAGGATCAGGTGGCAGATATATGCACCAAATCTCTGTCACAACCTCGGTTCATCCTTCTTGGTGACAAACTCCAACTGAGAATACCCCAGTCTCATTTGCGGGGGGATATTAAGGATAAAAATGTAATTACACCTTCAAGGGATAATACTTAGAGGCTAAGGAATGTTTAGTTTGTTAGTTTAGTTATTCTTTTTTGTTAGTTGTGATGACAACTGTGATGGTTGTAATAGCTttgtataaatactcaaagTGTAAAAGTTATGCATTGAATTAATGAGAATATTTCTCCTAATAATATCTTGCTTAACCAACTAATCATATATTACAACGTATTATTAGTCTGAAAtaggagaaaaacttgtgtagTGATATTTGGACCACATCATTCTTAGGAGATCTTTTATAAGAACATGAAATCTTTTTGTGTTTTGGTTATGCCCAAGTTAATTTGGTTGTAAATTATTTGTGAACGAGATGACCTAATCAGGCAGCACTACCGAGTATCTAATTTTACTCTCTCAAATGAGATACTAAGTGGAATGACACACGCACAAAAACGTACATATATGATTGTGACTTAATATGGATGGTGAGAATATGTATTTACGCGCATACCCTACACCCGTGTGAATATATAGGGGACCATTTAGCTAGGGCAAAGCTTTGCCTGCATATAATGCCAAACATCAAGGACAATCTTTTGTGTCGATAGCTACGAATGCATTTGGTGGCGAATTGTGCAGGGAAAGGTCCGGAAGGAGAGTTAACCTCAAACAGTTTGGTGTCGGCACAATATGTACTGACAAAGAGCCTTctataatacacacacacacatatattatacaTTGTCTTATATATTCGATGAATGCACCTCGTGTATAGGTTTGTCCTACTGTATGTACGTCTAGGTAAAATTGAGTAAATGAATGgtgtacatgttttttttttcaaaaagggATTAGCCGGTGGCGGCCACGACAGTCCatctttctaaatttttttgggGGTCAAGAAGACTCATAGAGGTATTTTAGCCTCTATGGTCACTAGTGCCACGAGTTGAACCCGAGATGTACAGTGTGGAATACGAGTCTAGAATTTGTCCCCAACCTCTTACCCATCCCTTAGTGGTTGAATCTTGGACATGTTTGGTCCATATATATGCAGtataatacaaacaaacaaaatgtcACTACAAGATTACGTGCTAAACGAACTAGTCATAATTAGGTATAGACGTTTTAACTTAGTAgagactatatatatataatttctaaCATATATCTTGAATTTCTaagtttattaattatattaaaacTATAGATTGGTTTTCTTATAAgagtttctctctctttctctctggaTAGAGACATatttaagagagagagggagagtacTACTGTAACTGGCGGATGACCTATACTGCACATAAAATTGACCGACTTTTTAGACAATGTTAAGCTGCATTTGCGTTTGGCTAACACTGAACTGTGAAAACTGAAAAGGGGCATCATTATATACTCCTAATTTCAAGGTATGAGAGAAAAAGGAAGCAGATCATTGCATGCACGAAAGAGAGAACCTGAAATGCATGTAAATATATGTGTGAGAAATCTCATTTCTCTGCAAATGGTTAAGCGATGAGACGCAGAGACTGGAAAGTACCAACACAGGTTGTCAAATATATTTACAAGGGAGCTAAATGGTGatcaagaaataaaacaaaaaggacGACGCTTATTGCCGAGGAGTAACCATAGTTACCATAGTTTATTAGTATATATGTTCAGCAGTGCATATGTAGGTATATCTCCTATCTCATCCATCTTTCAAATATTCTTTTTGACATTAATTtcaatattaatataaaatattggtAAGCCCTACCTTGGAGACTATGACGGCAATCTGATAatatttttacatatattaatgAAACAAAATATCACGATTTTGTTATAAATGGACAAAAATGAGAGAGATAATATTTGCTATAGATAGAAGTGGAAATGGTACAATGTATCATACTGTTTATTTTTGTAAATGTATAACATAAAGGATGCAAGTAAAAAGAGGGGATGGTATTGTTATTATTACTTCTCTCTTGATCTTGTGTGTTGTaatggtataaaatatcgatgatatcggaaatatcggtagtccaaaaacatggaaatttagatggaaatattgggatattattgatatcaataaaaattgaataaaaatcacggaaattgtaagaaaaacttggaaatttttattgaaactttgaagaatgtttatttagtcaattatctattagtttataaaaaaaatagaaggaaatgcattacatgatggatttaactgatttaagttgattatacagcgagctggcaaacattgtgagtgtagaaaatatgtagtaattaatgaaaaaaagattaaacacaccataatcatttatatataatgatttactacaatattttacactttatacattgcatggtaagatacatgagtgatttagtaccacataaagttcctatgaggttcaaaattttcactatcttcatcatctctatgtgtagaataagtttattgtgaagagtattcatcaaatgataaatccccaaaatagttttgcatgtaattgttaacatgccactcatataaatataaatattttagcatatagtcactaaaacataagtgatatatggtggttacggtgttggaggagtaaaatgggaggggttcaaatcgcctttgtgttttttttcctcccttttttcccttttttttctttttttctttcccttcctttacatcgatattttagcaatattacaccgatattttgacaaaatattgctgAAGTGTGAGTGAAATTACCAACATCGATATTTTTCGATATTATCGTCGATATTGTCGATATTTGTATGATATGTACATGAATATGTTCCGAAATATCCGTGATTCGAAAAAACCGAAATATCCTcgatatttcgtcgatattatcgatatttcagaCTATGGTTATAATAAGGTTACAAACATATCTCTATATACAAAAGGTTTTGATGCGACACAACCTTACATGCGTGAAGAATTTTTTTACCTCCTTAAGACTTTTTCACCTAAGACTTGTAAATGTTGCTACCAAAATCTATTTTAATTTGCTTCCTCATATAATCACATGTGTGGTATCCACACTAAATTTCACAACAAATTTCAACATAGATAAATCCTTCTCCCCAGAATATATGCATGCCATTCTCTTTGTCAAGCAAAAGCATACCGATGAGATATACGTACTACGTACTACTACTGCTATAGACTACTACACCCGTTCAAAATTTCTAATTTCTAAAGCTAACAAGTCGCGGTTTTGtcccctctttttctttttttctctcttctgcaCCTCTCTCTCTAGATCTCTACGCTTTCTTGTCATAAGATACCAACAAAACTCAAAAGGTACGTACCATATAATTGGATCCCTCCATACAGAATACGAGCCTAGCTCACCCCTTAATACTCTTTGTCCCTCTtagttaaataattaattatatttaattagatGATCTTTCTCTAATTTTAGTTATGATGATTAATTATCTTGCCAGAGTTTGGAGGTGCTGACTGCTGAGTAATGGTCTATTAAAAGAAGAatgcagttttttattttatttttcaaataaaaaaactttcaaTCGTTTAATTTAGACACTGAAAACGGGTCCAAATAGTACAATATACCACCTATATACACAAGCAAATTGATAGCAACTTCCATCTCTATCTATGAATTACTCAGtcaaaaaatttcattgttGGTCAAATATTATTGGAAAAGTTGGGTTGTAATTTGGTTTAATTTACGATTAGtggatatttatttatttatttttacatattaCAGGTTTTTTAGTCCTATTGGTATAAAGATTAGAATTAACCACCACGGGATGACCAGTGGTTGGAGACAGATTCTAGATCCGTATTTCACATGGCACGTCATGGTTCGATTTTTTATGCTCgtgaatcacacgatggtggccgtggggaggctgaaatgcctctgtggATCTTCTCGACCCCTGAAAGGGTGGACTGCCGTGATGAAACTACTAGTTAGTTCATTTAAAAAAGAATATAAGGATTATACTTGTTTGTTGCATATTTATGTTAACTTGAAGGTAGGTTGTGAATGTTACATTAAATCCAGATAGAAGGCAACATTTTAGCCAAACAATTATTTCCACTTGATTTAAGCTGTGAAGGTTAATTTCTCACAGTCACACATTAATACAAAGCACTTGGAGTTTTTAACCTGCTTTGGATTTTTCAATGGATTCCCTCAGCTGctactgttttttcttttgggtttttggggTGGAGGAGGGCAGAGTAAAGAACTGCACCGCCGCAGCTGCTGTTGTTGGTCGTCGCAAATGCTTGAAAGCCGTGATTGATTAAGTTGACACGTCCTTTTTCGAAAGTTGCTCGATGTTTACCCCCATCCCCAGGACGTAAgcttttacagttttatttagggttttttcaCGACCACACAGTACGTACGTCCGTTGACCATGAACGAGCAAATCTCAATGGTTGATCTCTATATTTTATGTTAATCTAAATTTTTGAACCTACACAAGCCCCGAGAGAGAACCAATAATACAACACTACGTTTACATACATGTTTCTGCCCTCATTAGGTTGGAGCTGGAGGGAACAACATTCCCAAAATCTCCATGATCATCAGAAGAAACCTGACCTCTTGAGTCCTTAGACCTATCGGGGTAAGTTTTTATGTTCCATATATACGTAgataactgaaaagaaaatccCATCCATCCATCTATCATGATGATAGATGAAACAAACCATAACTAACAGactttgtttttaaaatgaaagCATGAAAATTTAAGTTTAGTCAAGTTAGCCAaagtaatttaattaatttttgttgCACACTTTACGCTTGAGTTTAAATTTGTATTCCcttaatttaattgaatttatgtcttttttggaaaaagaaagaaagcataTGGCTCTAAACAGTGACTTAGTGAGTTTGGTTATACAACtttaccaaatatatatatatcagttgCTATTACACCATATTTTTGCATTCCATTAGGAGGCCAATAATGAAAGCAGACTCTTAACTGGTAAATTGCACCCTCAATTCCACTTAAAACCAAACAATCAATCAAACAAGTAGGCACATTAATTGTTTAAGATTGTTTTATATACGTCTGCTCGTAATAATTTCTCTAGAcggtttcataaaaaaaaattagtgggGAACAACACTCGGAGACTGACTAGTGAGTACTCACTAAGTActctatatatttttattttgactcaatgatattttaacatatatttattgttttaaaaaacaatagacatgttaattttttattttttttggactttAAAAGACAAGGAACACTTTGACATCTTTTAATTGGGTCAAATCAGAAAATGAGTACATAAAATATTTACTAGTGAGTATCTAAGTATTATCCATTAGTGGgaagaaaattaaaacaaacattaCTTTCTAAAGATTCAGAATTTTGACcactttatttcattcaaactAGCATTtccctacacactttgtgtgtatgaacacatttttatagaaaatgagaaggagagggagagagagagagagtgtgggGGAGTgggagatttttgtttttggtttttttatttttttattttttggtttttttataaatattggaggtattttaacatcacatgtaagtgaggcttcaataaaaaacagtaaaatttggacatgtgaaattacattattgcccatcatttttttttgtgtgataggagactaatttgttttttcaccctcttttggttgacaaagaagattttattaattagtagagatactAGCTTAGCTATATGAGGGATTATGAACACTCTTTTGTTTGCAATACTCTTCCAAATTAAATCCATTTACTATTTATCTCTTAATTATTTCATGCGTGATTTGTttgctttttatatatatatggactcattgttatgaataaattagacagaaaaaaaaatgaataaattgtGTTTGTAAACTTTGAAGGTTTTGGTTTGAAAAGCAATTGGGTTTTTCTTCTAACATTttgtttgttctttttcttttctaaaaaaagttttatttacttttggtCTGGGGATTTAAAATGCTGGATTCGTTTTCAATATAGTGGGCAAGTATTAATTGTATGGAATGTGGATCACATCATTACCATATCATTTGCTAAATTTgtaacaaaagaacaaaactaCTCCCCAACCTATATTCTTGGTCACTTCAACATCAAGCTCTTTTACTCTCatctaaaattaattaattccatcTCTGATTCCTCATATCAACGTCAAACTCTCTCCCATGCATCCatcatccaattttttttaatccctTCAGTTGAggacccatctctctctctctcttaatgcATATACAATCACATGTAAATATTCATCGCATGACACTAATACACATTTAGTACAACGTATCGTGCTAATgataaaacatttgaaaaaaagTTTACATGTAATATTATTAATAATACATGATGCCCCGATACCGATACATTCACAATACCAAAGCATCCCTAGAATGTAAGTCATTCTCAATCACATGACGCATCCACAGTCATTACTTAAACAAGGCCTGTGTGTGGATGGACATTAAACCTCTGTAATGTGCTTTAATGCTAATTTGCATTGATTCAACCAACATGGTCCAACCTTCTTCGATATCCACATACATTCATACAATGGCGCATTACACAACTCCCATGAAATgtaacatcaacaacaacagcTTCTTAATTACTAAATTAACAGTCCTCCATTTTCCAACTAAATAACAAAATCTAAACACCTCCCAATAACGGTACCATCATTTTACATCATATATAGCAAATAATTAAGTGGTTATTACATAATAATTAGTTCTTTAATGGAAGGAACTCAAAAAAGGGGTAAGGATGAGCACTGAAGCTAGCGGATAGCTCCGTATGATCCTTATCGTTAACGCTTAACTCGTTGGCATTGGCACTGGCCTTGACATGACCGCTTCTAAGAGGAAAGAGTTGAAGGGTTTGAGATTCCTCACATCCATGATCTTGCTCAGTGTTGAAACCAGTTTCTGATGTGTAGGGTGCTATGAAGATGCTGAGATCATGAGACTTAAAGAGCCTTTGGTCCGTTCTTCTTACTGTAGCTGCTGCCCTAGATCTGGCTGTCGTACTATCACAAGTCGGAGGGGTGTTTATGAGGTGGGTGGGAGGGTGAGGGTGAGGGTGAGAAGGACAAGACAACTGCATCATCTGCCACGTGGCATTCCTTTCTACAAAGTTTCTTCTTTGCTCCAATTCTTCTTCGTCGAATTGGATCCATCCATCCGTCCTGCACTCTGCTGCCGCTGCTTTTGCTGTCCTTTGTATTGAAACAGATTCCTGTTGATCAATAGATAAAcccattttaaaattatatttattaatataGACATTAAAGGCATAGCATGCATGAAAACTCATGTTCTGAAACCCCCATTGAAACCAAAATAAAAGCAAGTCAATGTTGATGTCCTTAGTTTCGAAAATTccacaatttcatacatccgtatATTGGACAGACTGCAGTTGCATAGTTGAATTTTAATAACTTTCATCTAGCCGTTCAAACACCGATGTGGTTACGATTTATTCTATCTTTGGCCAAATAATTTGAGATAGGGTTATCATTGTCATTTTAGAACCAGCTTGGTGCTCATTTAGTCATTTCCATAGAATCAGTGTGCTCTGTGACCAAATGAAATGAATAAGCAAAGCACAAGGCCCAAAACCCTAGCTAATTAAGTTTCATAACAGCAGCCCCGACAGAAAGGAAGGAATGCAGCTTTTAGACCCTTTTATTTTCCCAATAAACAAAGCTTTTGGTATTACTAGCTTGCTTGCTTGCTTCCTTACGATAATTTAcacatatatttttcttatttgttaGTACCATGATATACGCATATTGCTTTGAAATAATCATGAATATTCCATAAATAATCATTATGCAATAGTTCTGCCCTAATTGCATATTAGTAATTAATCATTATAAGACTACTTTTTAGAGGCTTTTGATTTGAGGAATCCTAACTAGTAGATAAAGGAGACCATATATATAGCTACCTAGCTAGTTTAACCTAAATATAGATTGATAAAAGCAAGTTATGAAGATTGTGAGAGCAAAGAGGAATTGAAATAGACCTCAACAAATGTAGCAGTACTGCAATTTGTAGAGGGTGCCCAGTTTTTGGTCTCTGCGACTTCAAAGCCTGTCCTACTTGCCCCTATAATATGTAGacataaagaaaaacaaaaagaatacgACTTTACAACCTGCATCGATACATATCTTTCAATTCTGAAACCACAAACAAAGTggaatattacatatatatatatatatatatatatatattggcaataaattaattgaaaaagaaCATCCCTAGTAAACAAAAAGTTAAGAACAAACTGGACTGACTGTTATTTTCACTCCCATGCTGTCATTTGCACTCCTTTCTAATGGAAAAAATTAACGAAGAGATGAATGCAAATGACtattttagagtgctaatagcAATTGAATTAAGTGGAAAGGCCAAGCAAAACTTTTCAAAGTTTAAACGAACATATATCTCTAACTAATTAATTACTTTCTTTctcaaaaaagaaacaaaacaagaacattAATAAAGGGATAGAGTAGTGAATTAACAGTAGTATTATTTTATGTAAGTTGGGTTCATGATTGATGATGAGTACCTaataattcttctttcttttgattATCTGTAGACGTCATTGATATTTGCAGTTGCTGGTCGTGTTCTGCAGAGAGGGCAGATGATTCCATTTGACGGCGACGTTTCTGCCTTTCTCTGGCCTTGTGGTTTTGGAACCAATAGAAGACATTCTTCCCTTCTATCTTTCCATATTTTCGAAGCTGTGCCGTGATGTGCTGAATCTGCTCTGCCGACGGCGTTCGAGTCCCTCGTCTGTATAATTCTTCAAGAGCCCTCAGCTGCTCCGGCGTAGGGTTCCATCTTGAGCTCACCACAACCTGTGGCGTGTTGAGAAATTCCGATCTCTTGTTTCGTTCAGCCATAGCTGTATGTACACAAAAACACACgataaatggaaattaaaagACAGATAGATCAAAAAGAAAGATAAGATAGCAAGGTAGCTAGTATTTTTATATGTAAATAGAAGATAATTATGTAAGTTTAGCTCCTCAATAACCGTCAATGTTGACTACTACTTCCGGTAGCAAGGTAGCTAGTTTATATATAATACCGGCGAGTTGGTGATACTGCGTAAGGAAATCGTGAGAGCCATAAATTGCTGATCGGTTTAGACAAGGAGGAGTTGTGATGGTCGAAGAAGTGTTGTTTACAGAGGGAAGCGACCTCGGAATGAGAGTGCGGAGCTTCCGTCCATTGAAAGAATCCGGCATGTTGAAATCGCCATGGCCACCGTCATTATAACCCATCGTCCACATTTTGATCAAGCTAGGGTTTCTGTGTGACTATCCCTCTTT
Encoded proteins:
- the LOC103428361 gene encoding WUSCHEL-related homeobox 1, which gives rise to MWTMGYNDGGHGDFNMPDSFNGRKLRTLIPRSLPSVNNTSSTITTPPCLNRSAIYGSHDFLTQYHQLAAMAERNKRSEFLNTPQVVVSSRWNPTPEQLRALEELYRRGTRTPSAEQIQHITAQLRKYGKIEGKNVFYWFQNHKARERQKRRRQMESSALSAEHDQQLQISMTSTDNQKKEELLGASRTGFEVAETKNWAPSTNCSTATFVEESVSIQRTAKAAAAECRTDGWIQFDEEELEQRRNFVERNATWQMMQLSCPSHPHPHPPTHLINTPPTCDSTTARSRAAATVRRTDQRLFKSHDLSIFIAPYTSETGFNTEQDHGCEESQTLQLFPLRSGHVKASANANELSVNDKDHTELSASFSAHPYPFFEFLPLKN